CAGGGCACCAGCGCGTCCGGCGCCTCCTCCGGCGCGAGCTCCGCGACGGTCGCGGTCTCCATCCCGTCGTAACGTGCGGCCACCACCTCGGCCGTCTGCACGGCGCGGGTGAGCGGGCTGGCGGCCAGCACGTCCAGCTCGGGAACCAGGCGGTGCAGGCCGCGCGCGGCGCCCTGCATCTTCTTGCGCCCCTCGTCGGTCAGCGGGCGCAGCGAGTCCGGAAGGCCGGTGCGTGCGAACTCTTCGCGGTCGCCGGCAAAGGCGTGGCGGATGACGAGCAGC
This window of the Longimicrobiaceae bacterium genome carries:
- a CDS encoding histidine phosphatase family protein, with the protein product MKLLVIRHAFAGDREEFARTGLPDSLRPLTDEGRKKMQGAARGLHRLVPELDVLAASPLTRAVQTAEVVAARYDGMETATVAELAPEEAPDALVPWLRTHAADATVAVVGHEPHLGFLAGWLLTGRNVSFLEPKKGGAFLLEFEGESAAGGAKLRWALTPRQLRDLGRK